A stretch of the Thermus thermophilus genome encodes the following:
- a CDS encoding peptidylprolyl isomerase produces MRAFLLALALVLAPMALAQGEVVAQVGPEAITREAFELRYGLFVRSALAQLGLPDTEEARALLAAYRPAFLEALAREKALLQRARKEGLYPDAAAVEARVHALKEAFPEEEALEEALRQAGVPGLEAYRGLVAEVMALEALEARYRSRLVVSRAALEALWLLSPEYRHPTLYCARHLLVPTREEAEEARLRLARGEAFAEVARAVSQDPGSKEEGGDLGCAPEGTYVPAFEEALVRLRPGEVSGPVRTEFGYHLILLERVVPPGRYPLEEVAPLLEKEVADRAWERLEEALVRAVPVRLYPERLEAEE; encoded by the coding sequence ATGCGCGCGTTTCTTTTGGCCCTGGCCTTGGTCCTCGCCCCCATGGCCCTGGCCCAGGGGGAGGTGGTGGCCCAGGTGGGCCCCGAGGCGATCACCCGGGAAGCGTTTGAGCTCCGCTACGGCCTCTTCGTGCGGAGCGCCCTGGCCCAGCTCGGCCTGCCCGACACGGAGGAGGCCCGGGCCCTCCTCGCCGCTTATCGGCCTGCCTTCCTCGAGGCCCTGGCCCGGGAGAAGGCCCTTCTCCAGCGGGCCCGGAAGGAGGGGCTCTACCCGGACGCTGCCGCCGTTGAGGCCCGGGTCCACGCCCTGAAGGAGGCCTTCCCCGAGGAGGAGGCCCTGGAAGAGGCGCTCCGTCAGGCGGGGGTCCCGGGGCTTGAGGCCTACCGCGGGCTCGTGGCCGAGGTCATGGCCCTCGAGGCCCTGGAGGCCCGGTACCGCTCCCGGCTCGTCGTCTCCCGGGCGGCCCTCGAGGCCCTTTGGCTCCTCTCCCCGGAGTACCGCCACCCCACCCTCTACTGCGCCCGGCACCTTCTCGTCCCCACCCGGGAGGAGGCGGAGGAGGCCCGCCTGCGGCTTGCCCGTGGGGAGGCCTTCGCCGAGGTGGCCCGGGCGGTCTCCCAGGACCCGGGCTCCAAGGAGGAGGGCGGGGACCTGGGGTGCGCCCCCGAGGGCACCTACGTCCCCGCCTTTGAGGAGGCCCTCGTGCGCCTCCGGCCCGGGGAGGTCTCGGGCCCCGTGCGGACGGAGTTCGGCTACCACCTGATCCTTCTGGAGCGGGTGGTCCCCCCGGGCCGCTACCCCCTGGAGGAGGTGGCCCCGCTTCTGGAGAAGGAGGTGGCGGACCGGGCCTGGGAGCGGCTCGAGGAGGCCCTGGTCCGCGCCGTGCCCGTGCGCCTCTACCCCGAGCGCCTAGAGGCGGAGGAGTAG
- the galK gene encoding galactokinase, with amino-acid sequence MGFQEVYGVLPQASAQAPGRVNLLGEHTDYQEGYVLPTPVPYFTRVEAAPLEGAVEAFSENLGELRARPLSSPPQGDFLDYLLGVVRALREAGHGVEGARFYVRSDLPMGAGLSSSAALEVAALRALRTLYRLPLSDLEVARLAQKAEVEYVGVRCGIMDQMAASLGQPGQALFLDTRTLAYENLPLPPGVRVAVLDLGLGRRLAEAGYNQRRQEAEEAAKRLGVRSLRDVADLCLVESLPSPLDRRARHVVSENLRVLRGVEALRRGDARAFGELMTASHRSLAQDYEVSLPELDLLVEEALKAGAYGAKLTGAGFGGAVVALVAESRFPAFREALARRFPDLKVL; translated from the coding sequence ATGGGCTTCCAAGAGGTTTACGGCGTCCTGCCCCAGGCCAGCGCCCAGGCCCCCGGCCGGGTGAACCTCCTGGGGGAGCACACGGACTACCAGGAAGGCTACGTCCTCCCCACCCCGGTCCCCTACTTCACCCGGGTGGAGGCCGCCCCCCTCGAGGGGGCGGTGGAGGCCTTCAGCGAGAACCTGGGGGAGCTCCGGGCCCGCCCCCTCTCCTCCCCGCCCCAAGGGGACTTCCTGGACTACCTCCTCGGGGTGGTCCGGGCCCTCCGGGAGGCCGGGCACGGGGTGGAAGGGGCCCGGTTCTACGTCCGCAGCGACCTCCCCATGGGGGCGGGGCTTTCCAGCTCCGCCGCCCTCGAGGTGGCGGCCCTCAGGGCCCTCCGCACCCTCTACCGCCTCCCCCTCTCCGACCTGGAGGTGGCCCGCCTCGCCCAGAAGGCGGAGGTGGAGTACGTGGGGGTCCGGTGCGGGATCATGGACCAGATGGCGGCGAGCCTGGGCCAGCCGGGCCAGGCCCTCTTCCTGGACACCCGAACCCTGGCCTACGAGAACCTTCCCCTTCCCCCGGGGGTGCGGGTGGCCGTCCTGGACCTCGGGCTTGGGCGCCGGCTGGCGGAGGCCGGGTACAACCAGCGCCGCCAGGAGGCGGAGGAGGCGGCCAAGAGGCTCGGGGTGCGCTCCCTTAGGGACGTGGCCGACCTCTGCCTGGTGGAAAGCCTCCCTTCGCCCCTGGACCGGCGGGCCCGGCACGTGGTGAGCGAGAACCTTAGGGTCCTTCGGGGGGTGGAGGCCCTAAGGCGGGGGGACGCCCGGGCCTTCGGGGAGCTCATGACCGCAAGCCACCGCTCCCTGGCCCAGGACTACGAGGTGAGCCTCCCCGAGCTGGACCTCTTGGTGGAGGAGGCCCTGAAGGCCGGGGCCTACGGGGCCAAGCTCACGGGGGCAGGCTTCGGCGGGGCCGTGGTGGCCCTGGTGGCCGAAAGCCGCTTCCCCGCCTTCAGGGAGGCCCTGGCCCGGCGCTTCCCCGACCTCAAGGTCCTCTAA
- the hemH gene encoding ferrochelatase, which yields MNVLLMAYGTPYAPEEVEPYYTDIRRGRRPSEELLKELAERYEAIGKSPLNEITLAQAVRLQALLNLEAPPYPKRLLGPFPPRAPHGPARVYVGTKHWHPSIGEAVAAMHEDGVRRAVAIVAAPHYSLRSVAEYREKVDSALKALPEPIDFVWVESYEAHPGLIAAYARRLEEVIWRLKNPGKAAYVFTAHSIPLSAVEKGDPYPRQVEKTAELIAKRLALPRFYVAYQSAGRTPEPWLGPDINELLRTLKEEGYEEVAVQAVGFPADHLEVFYDLDLEAQATARALGLRLLRARSLNADLDYIQVLKDLVEAAWPR from the coding sequence ATGAACGTCCTTCTCATGGCCTACGGCACCCCTTACGCCCCCGAGGAGGTGGAGCCTTACTACACGGACATCCGCCGGGGGCGCCGCCCCTCGGAGGAGCTCCTCAAGGAGCTCGCCGAGCGGTACGAGGCCATCGGCAAAAGCCCCCTGAACGAGATCACCCTGGCCCAGGCGGTCCGCCTCCAGGCCCTCCTCAACCTGGAGGCCCCCCCCTACCCCAAGCGCCTCCTGGGCCCCTTCCCTCCCCGCGCCCCCCACGGCCCCGCCCGGGTCTACGTGGGGACGAAGCACTGGCACCCCTCCATCGGGGAGGCGGTGGCCGCCATGCACGAGGACGGGGTGCGGCGGGCCGTGGCCATCGTGGCCGCTCCCCACTACTCCTTGAGGAGCGTGGCCGAGTACCGGGAGAAGGTGGACTCGGCCCTAAAAGCCCTCCCCGAGCCCATAGACTTCGTCTGGGTGGAAAGCTACGAGGCCCACCCCGGCCTCATCGCCGCCTACGCCCGGAGGCTCGAGGAGGTGATCTGGCGCCTGAAGAACCCGGGGAAGGCGGCCTACGTCTTCACCGCCCACTCCATTCCCCTCTCCGCCGTGGAGAAGGGGGACCCCTACCCCAGGCAGGTGGAGAAGACGGCGGAACTCATCGCCAAGAGGCTCGCCCTCCCCCGCTTCTACGTGGCCTACCAGTCGGCGGGGCGCACCCCGGAGCCCTGGCTCGGCCCCGACATCAACGAGCTTCTGCGCACGCTGAAGGAGGAGGGGTACGAGGAGGTGGCCGTCCAGGCGGTGGGCTTCCCCGCCGACCACCTGGAGGTCTTCTACGACCTGGACCTCGAGGCCCAGGCCACGGCGAGGGCGCTCGGCCTGAGGCTCCTTAGGGCCCGGAGCCTGAACGCGGACCTGGACTACATCCAGGTCCTCAAGGACCTGGTGGAGGCGGCGTGGCCGAGGTAG
- a CDS encoding thioredoxin family protein: MLQYPELPLESPLIDAELPDPRGGRYRLSQFQEPLLAVVFMCNRCPYVKGSIGELVALAERYRGKVAFVGINPNDYEKYPEDSPEAMVAFAEAHGIFFPYLLDETQEVAKAYRALRTPEVFLFDQRRLLRYHGRVNDSPKDPSKAQSHDLEAAIEALLRGEEPPLKEAPAIGCTIKWRPGNEPEVRIG, from the coding sequence ATGCTCCAGTACCCCGAGCTTCCCTTGGAAAGCCCCCTCATTGACGCCGAGCTTCCCGACCCGAGGGGCGGGCGCTACCGGCTTTCCCAGTTCCAGGAGCCCCTTTTGGCCGTGGTCTTCATGTGCAACCGCTGCCCCTACGTGAAGGGCTCCATCGGCGAGCTCGTGGCCCTGGCGGAGAGGTACCGGGGCAAGGTGGCCTTCGTGGGCATCAACCCCAACGACTACGAGAAGTACCCCGAGGACAGCCCCGAGGCCATGGTGGCCTTCGCCGAGGCGCACGGCATTTTCTTCCCCTACCTCCTGGACGAGACCCAGGAGGTGGCCAAGGCCTACCGCGCCCTGCGCACCCCAGAGGTCTTCCTCTTTGACCAAAGGCGCCTCCTCCGCTACCACGGCCGGGTGAACGACAGCCCCAAGGACCCCAGCAAGGCGCAAAGCCACGACCTCGAGGCGGCCATAGAGGCCCTCCTCCGGGGCGAGGAACCCCCCCTCAAGGAGGCCCCGGCCATCGGCTGCACCATCAAGTGGAGGCCGGGGAACGAGCCCGAGGTGCGGATCGGCTAA
- a CDS encoding TRAP transporter substrate-binding protein — protein sequence MKRRSFLRKVGVGLGASLFYRAFAQGSPTVRWRLASSYPRSLDTLYGGAEELAKRVAELTGGRFQIRVYQAGELVPGGQVLDAVQQGTVEAGHTYGPFYVGKNPALAFDGGVPFGLTYRQHNAWMLFGGGLELLRRVYADFGVLQFPGGNTGAQMGGWFRREVRTLEDLKGLRMRIPGLGGLVMGRLGVVPQTLAAGDIYPALERGAIDATEFAGPYDDEKLGFYKVARYYYYPSFWEPSAQVSFLVAQREWARLPKEFQEAFQAAASEVNLTMMAKYDALNPPALKRLLAAGVRLRKWPAEILRKAEEEARALYEEQAAKDAGYRRVYTAYWAFRGEVFRWFAVAELGYEAFAFPAV from the coding sequence ATGAAAAGGCGGAGCTTTCTCAGGAAGGTGGGCGTAGGCCTTGGGGCGAGCCTCTTCTACCGCGCCTTCGCCCAGGGGAGCCCCACGGTGCGCTGGCGGCTCGCTTCCAGCTACCCGAGGAGCCTGGACACCCTCTACGGCGGGGCGGAGGAGCTGGCGAAGCGGGTGGCGGAGCTCACCGGGGGGCGGTTCCAGATCCGGGTCTACCAGGCCGGGGAGCTCGTCCCCGGGGGGCAGGTGCTGGACGCGGTGCAGCAGGGCACGGTGGAGGCCGGCCACACCTACGGTCCCTTCTACGTGGGCAAGAACCCGGCTTTGGCCTTTGACGGGGGCGTCCCCTTCGGCCTGACCTACCGGCAGCACAACGCCTGGATGCTCTTCGGCGGGGGGCTCGAGCTCCTCCGCCGGGTCTACGCCGATTTCGGCGTCCTCCAGTTCCCCGGGGGAAACACCGGGGCCCAGATGGGGGGCTGGTTCCGCCGGGAGGTCCGCACCCTGGAGGACCTCAAGGGCCTCAGGATGCGCATCCCGGGCCTCGGCGGCCTCGTGATGGGGCGGCTTGGGGTGGTGCCCCAGACGTTGGCGGCCGGGGACATCTACCCCGCCTTGGAGCGGGGGGCCATAGACGCCACCGAGTTTGCCGGGCCCTACGACGACGAGAAGCTGGGCTTTTACAAGGTGGCCCGCTACTACTACTACCCCTCCTTCTGGGAGCCCAGCGCCCAGGTCTCCTTCCTCGTGGCCCAGAGGGAGTGGGCGAGGCTTCCCAAGGAGTTCCAGGAGGCCTTCCAGGCGGCGGCGAGCGAGGTGAACCTCACCATGATGGCCAAATACGACGCCCTGAACCCGCCCGCCCTGAAGCGCCTCCTTGCCGCCGGGGTGCGCTTGAGGAAGTGGCCTGCCGAGATCCTGCGCAAGGCGGAGGAGGAGGCCCGGGCCCTCTACGAGGAGCAGGCGGCCAAGGACGCGGGGTACCGCCGGGTCTACACCGCCTACTGGGCCTTCCGGGGCGAGGTCTTCCGCTGGTTCGCCGTGGCCGAGCTGGGCTACGAGGCCTTCGCCTTCCCCGCGGTTTAG
- the hemE gene encoding uroporphyrinogen decarboxylase gives MDLVNDLILRAARGEPTPRPPVWFMRQAGRYQKAYRKLRERYTLPEIVQNPEVCAEVTLLPVRTLGVDAAILFADITTPLYGMGVDLSLVENKGPVIHNPVRDEKGVEALRPLVPEEAVPFVLETIRILKRELPVPLIGFAGAPFTLASYLVEGGPSRRFLRVKALMYGEEALWHRLMEKLTEAMARYLRAQAEAGADLLQVFDSWVGALSPADYRRYVKPHMERLFQSLRPAGVPVIHFGVGTMGLLEDMKEAGGDVLGLDHHTPLPWARALLGATPVQGNLDPAVLLAPKGVIRREVQRILEENGGKGGHIFNLGHGIVPETPEENVRYVVELIQEVTA, from the coding sequence ATGGACCTCGTGAACGACCTCATCCTCCGGGCCGCCCGGGGCGAGCCCACCCCGAGGCCCCCCGTGTGGTTCATGCGCCAGGCCGGGCGCTACCAGAAGGCCTACCGGAAGCTCCGCGAGCGCTACACCCTCCCCGAGATCGTGCAAAACCCCGAGGTCTGCGCCGAGGTGACCCTCCTCCCCGTGAGAACGCTCGGGGTGGACGCGGCCATCCTCTTCGCCGACATCACCACCCCCCTCTACGGCATGGGGGTGGACCTCTCCCTGGTGGAGAACAAGGGACCGGTGATCCATAACCCCGTCCGGGACGAAAAGGGCGTGGAGGCCTTGAGGCCCCTCGTGCCCGAGGAGGCCGTCCCCTTCGTCCTAGAGACGATCCGGATCCTCAAGCGGGAGCTTCCCGTCCCCCTCATCGGCTTCGCCGGGGCCCCCTTCACCCTGGCGAGCTACCTGGTGGAAGGGGGGCCGAGCCGCCGCTTCCTCCGGGTCAAGGCCCTGATGTACGGGGAGGAGGCCCTGTGGCACCGCCTCATGGAGAAGCTCACCGAGGCCATGGCCCGTTACCTCCGGGCCCAGGCCGAGGCGGGGGCCGACCTCCTCCAGGTCTTTGACTCCTGGGTGGGGGCGCTCTCCCCCGCGGATTACCGCCGCTACGTCAAGCCCCACATGGAAAGGCTCTTCCAAAGCCTCAGGCCCGCGGGGGTCCCCGTGATCCACTTCGGCGTGGGCACCATGGGGCTCCTCGAGGACATGAAGGAAGCGGGCGGGGACGTCCTGGGCCTGGACCACCACACCCCCCTCCCCTGGGCCCGCGCCCTCCTCGGGGCCACCCCCGTCCAGGGGAACCTGGACCCCGCCGTCCTCCTCGCCCCCAAAGGGGTCATCCGCCGCGAGGTGCAGAGGATCCTGGAGGAAAACGGCGGGAAAGGCGGGCACATCTTCAACCTGGGGCACGGGATCGTGCCCGAGACCCCCGAGGAGAACGTGCGCTACGTGGTAGAACTCATCCAGGAGGTAACGGCATGA
- the hemG gene encoding protoporphyrinogen oxidase, with translation MAEVGVAVVGGGWAGLAAALALKEAGADFLLLEASLRLGGKVRTARQEGFLVEGGPDASVRYKKEVLELAQAFGLEPIGTLPEKPAAYILYRGKRHPLPEGLLQVVPGDLKALARTPLLSLPGKLRALYDLFLPRGAKEDETLREFVERRLGPEVYRALVAPLAGGVYGGEPDDLSMRAAFPQLWELEGKHRSLLLGAMRARKGRGSREGGSLFFSFAEGLQALTRRMAEALGERVLRGTPVLGLEPGHGRWRLHTPKGALLAEAVVLAVPAPQAAGLLRPFLPEATALLKGIPHTPAATVSLAFPGALPVEGHGLLVAKGEGLRARGFTWTHRKWPGRVPEGFSLVRAYFSGEAARLSEEALIRLALEDLARLLPGLPRVHRAWAFRFPEGMPAYRVGHLDRVERLEMALVKAPGLFLAGNYLQGVGLPEVVRSGRRAAQRALAHLSLGEAHGASR, from the coding sequence GTGGCCGAGGTAGGGGTGGCCGTAGTGGGCGGGGGGTGGGCGGGGCTGGCCGCCGCCTTAGCCCTCAAGGAGGCGGGGGCGGACTTCCTCCTCCTGGAGGCCAGCCTCCGCCTCGGGGGGAAGGTGCGCACCGCCCGGCAGGAGGGCTTCCTGGTGGAGGGGGGGCCCGACGCCAGCGTCCGCTACAAGAAGGAGGTGCTGGAGCTCGCCCAGGCCTTCGGCCTCGAGCCCATCGGCACCCTTCCGGAAAAGCCCGCGGCCTACATCCTCTACCGGGGGAAGCGCCACCCCCTGCCCGAAGGCCTCCTCCAGGTGGTGCCCGGGGACCTCAAGGCCCTGGCCCGCACCCCCCTCCTCTCCCTCCCGGGGAAGCTCCGGGCCCTCTACGACCTCTTCCTTCCCCGGGGGGCGAAGGAGGACGAGACCCTGAGGGAGTTCGTGGAGAGGCGCCTGGGGCCCGAGGTCTACCGGGCCCTGGTGGCCCCCCTGGCCGGGGGGGTGTACGGGGGGGAGCCCGACGACCTCTCCATGCGGGCCGCCTTTCCCCAGCTCTGGGAGCTGGAGGGGAAGCACCGGAGCCTCCTCCTCGGGGCCATGCGGGCGCGCAAGGGGCGGGGAAGCCGGGAGGGGGGCAGCCTCTTCTTCTCCTTCGCCGAGGGCCTCCAGGCCCTCACCCGGCGGATGGCCGAGGCCCTGGGGGAGCGGGTCCTGCGGGGCACCCCCGTCCTCGGCTTGGAGCCAGGGCACGGAAGGTGGCGCCTCCACACCCCTAAAGGGGCCCTCCTCGCCGAGGCCGTGGTCCTCGCCGTCCCCGCCCCCCAGGCGGCGGGCCTCCTCAGGCCCTTCCTCCCGGAGGCCACCGCTTTGCTCAAGGGGATCCCCCACACCCCGGCGGCCACGGTGAGCCTGGCCTTCCCCGGGGCGCTCCCCGTGGAGGGGCACGGGCTGCTTGTGGCCAAGGGGGAGGGGCTTCGGGCCCGGGGGTTCACCTGGACGCACCGGAAGTGGCCGGGGCGGGTCCCGGAGGGGTTCAGCCTGGTGCGGGCCTACTTCTCAGGGGAGGCCGCCCGGCTTTCCGAGGAGGCCCTCATCCGGCTGGCCCTGGAAGACCTAGCCCGCCTCCTCCCGGGCCTTCCCCGGGTCCACCGGGCCTGGGCCTTCCGCTTCCCCGAGGGGATGCCCGCCTACCGGGTGGGCCACCTGGACCGGGTGGAGCGGCTGGAGATGGCCCTGGTCAAGGCGCCCGGCCTCTTCCTCGCGGGGAACTACCTCCAGGGGGTGGGCCTGCCCGAGGTGGTGCGCTCGGGGAGGCGGGCGGCGCAAAGGGCCCTGGCCCACCTCTCCCTAGGCGAGGCCCATGGAGCTTCTCGGTGA
- a CDS encoding ABC-ATPase domain-containing protein, whose translation MRLEDLLDRLEALEGKPYPFYKDLKGVWRGKGFALRFVHVQGDPFATPSVLEVIYPGQALEALRVYTRPEGRVAVEDFLLRALKARLRDLPRLAGSGHSGAVRVEVESPKVLRRAGAHLGEEGLFLRFRVGLPAQGRRILGREARRLFQALSRHLEAFLQELDREALLRHVRQAEDFAFIQERLAERGLVAFVGEGSVLPRESGVSQRPLKGAVPFQSPPALRVAFHTPHAGEVWGMGLPRGLTLITGGGFHGKTTLLEALVHGVFPHVPGDGREWVVTDPLAQRVQSEDGRSVKGVDLRPFVHDLPLGQDTAFFSTEDASGSTSLAAAILEALEMGARVLLLDEDTSATNLLVRDARMQALVRRETLTPILDRVGDFKALGVSLVLVVGGVGDYLDLADTVVLMEAYRPREVTAEAKAIARAHPTGRAFGEPRHPLRAVPRAPLPASFDPRRGRKEKVKGRGLRELVYGEETVDLSALDLFEQAQVRALGALFKRLGGLADGRTPLKALVERALLGVEDLFALEEAPELAWVRPLELAAAVNRLRGLEVVQV comes from the coding sequence ATGCGGCTGGAGGACCTTTTGGACCGCCTCGAGGCCCTGGAAGGCAAGCCCTACCCCTTCTACAAGGACCTGAAGGGGGTCTGGCGGGGAAAGGGCTTCGCCCTCCGCTTCGTCCACGTGCAGGGGGACCCCTTCGCCACCCCAAGCGTCCTGGAGGTGATCTACCCGGGCCAGGCCCTGGAGGCCCTCCGGGTCTACACCCGGCCCGAGGGGCGGGTGGCGGTGGAGGACTTCCTCCTCCGGGCCCTCAAAGCCCGGCTGCGGGACCTGCCCCGCCTTGCGGGCTCCGGCCACTCGGGGGCCGTGCGGGTGGAGGTGGAAAGCCCCAAGGTCCTGCGCCGGGCCGGGGCGCACCTTGGGGAGGAGGGGCTTTTCCTGCGCTTCCGGGTGGGCCTTCCCGCCCAGGGAAGGCGCATCCTCGGGCGGGAGGCCAGGCGGCTCTTCCAGGCCCTCTCCCGCCACCTGGAGGCCTTCCTCCAGGAGCTGGACCGGGAGGCCCTCCTCCGCCACGTCCGCCAGGCGGAGGACTTCGCCTTCATCCAGGAGCGCCTCGCCGAGCGGGGCCTGGTGGCCTTCGTGGGGGAGGGGAGCGTCCTTCCCCGGGAAAGCGGGGTGAGCCAGAGGCCCCTGAAGGGGGCGGTGCCCTTCCAGAGCCCCCCTGCCCTCAGGGTGGCCTTCCATACCCCCCACGCCGGGGAGGTGTGGGGGATGGGGCTTCCCCGGGGCCTCACCCTGATCACCGGGGGCGGGTTCCACGGCAAGACCACCCTCCTGGAGGCCCTGGTCCACGGGGTCTTCCCCCACGTCCCCGGGGACGGGCGGGAGTGGGTGGTGACGGACCCCCTCGCCCAGAGGGTTCAGTCCGAGGACGGCCGGAGCGTGAAGGGCGTGGACCTGAGGCCCTTCGTCCACGACCTCCCCCTGGGCCAGGACACCGCCTTCTTCTCCACGGAGGACGCCTCGGGCTCCACGAGCCTGGCCGCGGCCATCCTCGAGGCCCTGGAGATGGGGGCGAGGGTGCTCCTTCTGGACGAGGACACCTCGGCCACGAACCTCCTGGTGCGGGACGCCCGGATGCAGGCCCTGGTGCGGCGGGAGACCCTGACGCCCATCCTGGACCGGGTAGGGGACTTCAAGGCCTTGGGCGTGAGCCTCGTCCTGGTGGTGGGGGGCGTGGGGGACTACCTGGACCTGGCGGACACCGTGGTCCTCATGGAGGCGTACCGCCCCCGGGAGGTGACGGCCGAGGCGAAGGCCATCGCCCGGGCCCACCCCACGGGCCGGGCCTTCGGCGAGCCCCGCCACCCCTTGCGGGCCGTGCCCCGGGCCCCCTTGCCGGCGAGCTTTGACCCCAGGCGGGGGCGGAAGGAGAAGGTGAAGGGCCGGGGCTTGCGGGAGCTCGTCTACGGGGAGGAGACGGTGGACCTCTCCGCCTTGGACCTCTTTGAGCAGGCCCAGGTTCGGGCCCTCGGGGCCCTGTTCAAGCGCCTGGGGGGGCTTGCCGACGGGCGGACGCCGCTTAAGGCCCTGGTGGAGCGGGCCCTCCTCGGGGTGGAGGACCTCTTTGCCCTGGAGGAGGCCCCCGAGCTCGCCTGGGTGCGCCCCTTGGAGCTCGCCGCCGCCGTCAACCGGCTCCGGGGCCTCGAGGTGGTCCAGGTCTGA
- a CDS encoding metal ABC transporter substrate-binding protein, with protein MRALALLPWLLAAALAQVQVAATTPILADLVRQVGGKRVAVVAVVPPGADPHTFEPTPSVAQALSRARLLFANGLGLEPYLPKLQALLPKNARVVLLGEGQPGLICGEDHAEEDHGHGPCDPHLWLDPAYAVRYAERILEALAALDPGGRDLYRANLERFKKEVEALDRAYRACGLKGTKVVVQHDAFRYFARRYGLEVVGVLSQGGAQEVGSRSFLALLEKAKREGVRLVLAEPQFQGKALRALAEALGARVAVLYTDTLDARVKTYLDLLRHNLRALCP; from the coding sequence ATGCGCGCCCTAGCCCTCCTTCCCTGGCTCCTCGCCGCCGCCTTGGCCCAGGTCCAGGTGGCGGCCACCACCCCCATCCTCGCCGACCTCGTCCGGCAGGTGGGGGGAAAGCGGGTGGCGGTGGTGGCGGTCGTCCCCCCGGGGGCCGACCCCCACACCTTTGAGCCCACCCCCTCCGTGGCCCAGGCCCTAAGCCGGGCCCGCCTCCTCTTCGCCAACGGGCTCGGCCTCGAGCCCTACCTGCCCAAGCTCCAGGCCCTCCTCCCCAAAAACGCCCGGGTGGTCCTCCTCGGGGAGGGGCAGCCGGGCCTGATCTGCGGGGAGGACCATGCGGAGGAGGACCACGGCCACGGCCCCTGCGACCCCCACCTCTGGCTGGACCCCGCCTACGCCGTCCGCTACGCCGAGCGGATCCTCGAAGCCCTCGCCGCTTTGGACCCCGGGGGCCGTGACCTCTACCGGGCCAACCTGGAGCGCTTCAAAAAGGAGGTGGAGGCCCTGGACCGGGCCTATAGGGCCTGCGGGCTTAAGGGAACGAAGGTGGTGGTCCAGCACGACGCCTTCCGCTACTTCGCCAGGCGGTACGGCCTGGAGGTGGTGGGGGTCCTGAGCCAGGGCGGGGCCCAGGAGGTGGGGAGCCGGAGCTTCCTCGCCCTGTTGGAGAAGGCCAAGAGGGAGGGGGTCAGGCTCGTCCTCGCCGAGCCTCAGTTCCAGGGCAAGGCCCTAAGGGCCCTGGCCGAGGCCCTCGGGGCCCGGGTCGCGGTCCTGTACACCGACACCCTGGACGCCCGGGTGAAGACCTACCTGGACCTCCTGCGCCACAACCTGCGGGCCCTCTGCCCATAA
- a CDS encoding SDR family oxidoreductase has protein sequence MFLERFRLDGKAALVTGGSRGLGLEAALALKEAGAKVAVVARRASFFEEARKALGEDALYLEGDVRDEARLEAIAEEVEEKLGPLTILVNAAGITWGAPSLEMPVEKVREVLEVNLVGAFLASRVAARRMKERGYGKIIHIASVAGLKGEYPEVLDAVGYSASKGGLIALTRDLAVKWGRWGIRVNALAPGFFPTRMTEKVLPRAEAFLKATLPLGRPGAPGELGGAVLFLASPASDYVTGAVLPVDGGATAL, from the coding sequence ATGTTCCTGGAAAGGTTTCGCCTGGACGGGAAGGCCGCCCTGGTGACCGGGGGGTCCCGGGGGCTCGGCCTCGAGGCCGCCTTAGCCCTCAAGGAGGCGGGGGCGAAGGTGGCGGTGGTGGCCCGGCGGGCGAGCTTCTTTGAGGAAGCCCGCAAGGCCTTAGGGGAGGACGCCCTCTACCTGGAAGGGGACGTGCGGGACGAGGCCCGCCTGGAGGCCATCGCCGAGGAGGTGGAGGAGAAGCTCGGGCCCCTCACCATCCTGGTGAACGCCGCCGGGATCACCTGGGGGGCCCCTTCCCTGGAGATGCCCGTGGAGAAGGTCCGGGAGGTCCTGGAGGTGAACCTGGTGGGAGCCTTCCTGGCGAGCCGGGTGGCGGCCCGGCGCATGAAGGAAAGGGGCTACGGCAAGATCATTCACATCGCCTCCGTGGCCGGGCTCAAGGGGGAGTACCCCGAGGTCCTGGACGCCGTGGGCTACTCCGCCTCCAAGGGAGGCCTCATCGCCCTCACCCGGGACCTGGCGGTGAAGTGGGGAAGGTGGGGGATTAGGGTGAACGCCCTCGCCCCAGGGTTTTTCCCCACGCGGATGACGGAGAAGGTCCTCCCCCGGGCGGAAGCCTTCCTCAAGGCCACCCTGCCCCTGGGCCGCCCCGGGGCCCCGGGGGAGCTCGGCGGGGCGGTCCTCTTCCTGGCGAGCCCCGCCTCGGACTACGTCACCGGGGCCGTCCTCCCCGTGGACGGCGGGGCCACGGCCCTCTAG